One window of Dendropsophus ebraccatus isolate aDenEbr1 chromosome 13, aDenEbr1.pat, whole genome shotgun sequence genomic DNA carries:
- the CCDC177 gene encoding coiled-coil domain-containing protein 177, translating to MMMAEPTEDPGGEETTGGAMVRQREHSPMLHLDLYNFECSEAEGSRYVLTSPRSLEACARCMVKPVELLSRSLSDLVKEAPGRSMRVATGLCEVYEIERQRKLKMCREERERIIRQEKRRILPLVLSSNISSPGSSKGPSRAELATPPASKRSDTRSSTGSQRSNTHLSKDSDRSQSLPTKLTKRGAPSRPKRQPASTSKSQKSSSSQSEDTQSSTESMTQDAAPVVTRKSKSQSLDSLQKMREGISGRTSSESMTSSYSGDSLRGRTQAIPKSRTLDTVNSLLGRSFSLGDLSHSPQTTKKVEKMVKEVKKKGIHELPSRDKKIAAIMIAKHEEEKIMKEQRYWAHLQWETQRKSSDLKKELEERERHRAILQGQKMLESRVRNRRSKVSSEELTLSEMEKQGKGKIGKLEAKQKSTIQVKGQKSKQLKKNDALEPSDDFLHDKYMLAQNKKQERSQQVNKILQNKMEKIKHQALLQEMAQKEESDTEEKRKTLEKHLHKAQENLEQLQEKRTQEIKTRAQREEHQIHRARLAAEQKEKERTEHLKELAKAAERKLQHAAQVADEVVQHKARKAVEIRLEKEKIQRENRQKVLKIEDRKRQELLLSIEKKLERSEQICKEKQTVVDNARSVARASFNIRERVRAETNIRTFDKMALEAEFYANINKK from the coding sequence ATGATGATGGCTGAACCTACAGAAGATccgggaggagaggagacaaCAGGAGGGGCAATGGTACGGCAGAGAGAGCATTCTCCTATGTTACACTTGGATCTTTATAATTTTGAATGTTCTGAAGCAGAAGGAAGTCGGTATGTGCTGACCAGTCCCCGATCCCTGGAGGCCTGTGCCCGATGTATGGTGAAACCAGTAGAACTTTTATCTAGAAGTCTTTCAGACCTAGTGAAGGAAGCTCCAGGGCGGTCTATGCGAGTAGCCACTGGTCTTTGTGAAGTTTATGAGATAGAAAGACAGAGGAAGCTGAAAATGTGCAGGGAGGAAAGGGAAAGAATTATCCGTCAAGAAAAGAGAAGGATTCTACCACTAGTGCTAAGTAGCAATATTAGCTCACCGGGTAGCTCAAAAGGGCCTTCCCGGGCTGAACTTGCAACCCCCCCAGCATCTAAGAGAAGTGACACTCGATCCAGCACGGGTTCCCAAAGAAGTAATACACATCTGTCCAAAGACAGCGATAGATCTcaatctttacctaccaaactcACTAAAAGAGGTGCTCCATCCCGGCCCAAAAGGCAACCTGCCTCAACCTCCAAATCTCAAAAGAGTAGTAGCTCCCAATCTGAAGATACTCAGAGCAGTACCGAATCAATGACCCAGGATGCTGCTCCTGTAGTCACAAGGAAAAGTAAGAGTCAGTCTCTGGACTCCCTACAGAAAATGAGAGAAGGTATCTCTGGTAGAACATCCTCAGAATCCATGACCTCTTCATACAGCGGGGACAGTTTACGTGGAAGAACACAAGCTATTCCAAAATCTAGGACTTTGGATACTGTTAATTCCCTCTTGGGTCGAAGTTTCAGTCTTGGAGATCTTAGCCATTCACCCCAAACAACGAAGAAGGTTGAAAAAATGGTTAAAGAGGTAAAGAAAAAAGGGATTCACGAACTACCTTCACGAGACAAAAAGATTGCCGCAATTATGATTGCCAAGCATGAAGAGGAAAAAATCATGAAGGAGCAGCGATACTGGGCTCACTTACAGTGGGAAACCCAGAGGAAGAGctcagatttaaaaaaagagcTTGAAGAAAGAGAAAGACATCGAGCTATATTACAAGGGCAAAAAATGTTGGAGTCTCGCGTCAGAAACAGACGCAGCAAAGTCTCTTCAGAGGAATTGACTTTGTCAGAGATGGAAAAACAAGGCAAAGGGAAAATTGGGAAATTGGAAGCGAAGCAAAAGAGCACCATCCAAGTAAAAGGTCAAAAGTCCAAACAGCTCAAGAAAAATGATGCCCTAGAGCCAAGTGATGACTTCCTACATGATAAGTATATGTTAGCCCAGAATAAAAAGCAGGAGAGGTCTCAGCAGGTGAACAAAATCCTGCAGAACAAGATGGAGAAGATTAAGCACCAAGCCCTTCTTCAGGAGATGGCACAGAAAGAAGAGTCTGACACTGAGGAGAAAAGGAAGACGCTTGAGAAACATCTGCATAAAGCACAAGAAAATTTAGAGCAATTACAAGAAAAAAGGACCCAAGAAATAAAGACTAGAGCACAAAGGGAAGAACACCAAATCCATCGAGCAAGGCTGGCAGCGGAACAGAAAGAGAAAGAGCGCACCGAGCATCTGAAGGAACTGGCCAAAGCGGCGGAAAGAAAGCTACAGCACGCGGCTCAGGTAGCTGATGAAGTCGTGCAACACAAAGCTCGAAAAGCAGTGGAAATACGACTGGAAAAAGAGAAAATCCAAAGGGAGAATCGGCAAAAGGTACTAAAGATTGAAGACAGGAAAAGACAGGAACTGCTTTTGTCCATAGAAAAGAAGCTAGAACGCAGTGAACAGATATGTAAGGAAAAACAGACTGTGGTGGACAATGCACGCTCGGTGGCTAGGGCATCCTTTAATATAAGGGAGAGAGTAAGAGCTGAAACTAATATACGTACTTTCGATAAAATGGCCCTGGAAGCAGAATTTTATGCAAACATCAATAAGAAATGA